Within the Tachysurus fulvidraco isolate hzauxx_2018 chromosome 3, HZAU_PFXX_2.0, whole genome shotgun sequence genome, the region TACTGTACATCACTTGCATCTAAAAGTGCACTTTGGCTTATTTTCAGTGCTTTCAGCAAAAGAGAATTATCCATTTGTTCCCACTAGACATTAGTCTTCAAATCTCTTAATGAGGCATGTAAGAAACTCATTActttactttaattatttttttcccacccATTGTATACCAGATAATAAATCAAGTTGTTATATAGGTTAAGTTTGAACATACATTGATTTGTTTCTGGTACATTTTTCATGTAACTCTGCTTACTAACAAACATTCTCCTAAACTCAtagagctttatttatttatttttaaatactgacCTTGCATTACTACTTTCAATTTCTCAATTCAGATATATTGCATTATAGAATTGAAGCTTAAGTCgatctgaatatgaatattttgcACATGGTTCTGGCAGTTCTCTGGAGATGGAAGTAATCAATCACATCCACTCTGAAGTTTTGGTTGTCTCTTGTTTTTAGGGTATAGAGCAGttgaaaaaggaagagagaagatGGGCTAAAAAAACTAAATGGATGAACATGAAGGCGGTATTCGGACACCCCTTCTCAATAACATGGTTTAGTCCATTTTCTACACCTGACCACGGGAAAGCTGACCCCTACCAGTACGTGGTCTGAGTTCAGGAAGATTTAGCCCCTTCCCTTTCCAGCTTTACGGTAGAGACTGGAGTTCATCGGACCCGTTTAACTCCAAAAACTCTCGCCAGCACCCGTGATTGTAATCCTGACTTGAGTAATGTGTCTTGCATTACTTTCAACCAGTAGGACTTTTAATTGCTGTAATGAAACCTATTGTATGTGTACAACATTTATCCCTTATCTTATATCTTTGCATCCATTCTATTTTCTGCAAAAGTTACCTTCAGGACCATAGCTCATTTTACACCAGATGGAGTAACCACTTTGGCACTAGTGCAGGATGTTTATCACTGTAGTCATTTACTTGTCTTTTGGGAATAAGTTGGCATGTTAAACCACTTGGTTCCTTCAGTTTTTGGTAAACAAAGACAACACGTACATAGTTATGGCCAACCTATAGCTGAGAACTGTTCTGCAAGCTGGATTCTTTTAATCACATGCAGAATGACTCATGATCAGTATCTGACTCGGTTGGTACAGCTTAATAATTTGAGGCCACAATGTGACACTGACTTTCATCCGTAAAAGTGCAAGGGTCTCGATTTTATCGAATTATAGAAAGGCAAAACAACTGTGGTTGATGCATTGCTAGTTAAGTGCTACTAacaatgtgttttattattattattattattattaatattaattatttctcTGAGCCACATGTCCTGTCCCTCCGAAGTGAGCTTGAAATCACATTACTATTCATGGAGTGTTTCTTCTGGTGTAAAATGGACTTGAAGTGTTACTCAATAAACTTTATGTACATGTATGTTCCTATCCACAtgtctatataaaatatgagaTTAGGAACAAGggaaattaataattattccATACTCCTTCAGCCAATCATCTTTTAAATAACATCCTGGTtgatgatgatttttattttttatttaattttctatgCTCTTTGTTCTCCTTTTTCATGGATGGCCAAATATAGTTGTTAGCCTTCAGAAAGTAAAGAGTGTAAAATCTAGGAAAAGTATTGTTACTattgaataatgaatgaagACATGATTATATGAAGCAGATAATGTATTAATGATGATTTATAAATCAGTTTATGCAATCAGTCTATTGCAGTGTTGCAGGAGGTTCCTAAATAGATCAGTTCAAGAACATTTTAATTGTTAAATCTGTGAATATTATAATCCTAATTTCATAGCTCTACGACTGCTGAGGGGAAACTGGCTCATTGACTCATTtgaaattatttactttaattctgtaaataaagtggtttttttttgtttgttttttaagccATTTATAACAACTATGAtacgtgtgtgttgttttttatgttggATATTTAATAGCTTATAAGGAAAAGTAAACCGTTACTTTTAAGTGTCATTAATACTCATAAAAAGCATCAGtaaagattatttatttcaaatattttcacTGGAATTCAAAGGTTTATAGGTGCCGTACTGTATGTCATTAAGTGTTTCTAAAGCTTTCTCAAGCCAGTCTCCATGTTTCAGTCTTGTATTTTTTCCAGCCTGCAGATTTTGCTCCACCCAAATGATAGAATTGGTCTTAACTCCACCTCGTTCAAGGACAACAGATCGGGTAGAGTTTGTTTTAGGGGAAGAGGAAATCTTGCTAATGTTTTAAGTGACATTACAGTTAGTCTCTCGGGCAGCAGCGGGCTGTAAAACTTCAATTCTACTCCTCACAGGGGACATACTAACCTTTCCAAGGCCTATAAATACATCAACATTGTTCTTTTTCAGGTACTGGTCTTTTTAATGGAATAGGTCTTTGGTCAGTTTCATGATTCTGTACAAAAtggctttttttaaaataatataacagACCTGTAATGAGAAGGTTTTACCGTTGGTGCTTTTTTCTTATGGATAAACTAAAATGAACAGTCATTACAGGGTACATGAATGGCAATCACTGGGAAAAATTTTAAGTTCAATATTaaagtggaaaataaaaaccCTTGTTAATGGTCTGTACTTTTTATATCTAAATGTCCAAACTCCCTGTATTGTTCTTTGCTCTggctctctcactcatttctaTCCTTTCTCTTATCTCTCAGTGATGAattctttctattcttttcttctgtagtttgactttttgtttaaaaagctaAAAGTTGAATCATGTATTTAAAAACCAGTGATGTCATTCTGATTGGTATGAAATGGAGGTAAGCGTTGATCACCACTGGCTGAAGCGCCAGGTAAATCGCAGCTGGTAGATTTTGTGCTTGAATGCATGCTGATGCTGAAATGACAGgaaagctagctagcttttttctttccctccagACGTTTTACCTTTTTATGTTGCCGAGTACATTAGGACTGCTGAAAGCATGCTGCATGTGCGCTGTGCTTTTTATTCATCCATATGTCTCATTTATTTTAGTAGGGATTATTTCAACACTTTTCAGTGCACACCTACAGTTCTAAACATTTATCCTGCATCCCCCTTTCATCCAGCCCGTAGTGTGTCTGTGCTTTATTTCTCAGTACGTTCCAGGGAATTCCAATTGGTCTGTGTTGCACACGTATCATGAAATAAACTCATGTCTAAACACATCTTacgtttttctctcttttttttaggGTATTGAGCGGCTAAAAGGAGAGACTCCAACATGGGAGAAGACTACATGTTGGGAAGCCATGAAATTAGCATTTGGCGGTCATCTTTCCCCATCATGGTTCAGCCCCTTCTCTGACCTTTCCTGCAGGACAAATGACTCATCCAACATTCCTGAAGCCCCACAAGGGGAAATAATATCAGAGGATGTCATTGAAATCCCCTTATAATATTGAAGACCCATTGAACAATGCTTTTTGAGCCTCTATTGCAGACAAATGGGTCCTTCGGTATAACATGAGATGGGGACAGTGCACCTTTTTCTATTTTGACTATAACTTTTTTGAGCTCAGTTTACTTGAATATATCGAGCCAAGTATAGACTCCATAAAGAGCTTATCTGATGGTTATGATAAAGCATTGATTGTGAGTTACAAGCTAAAGGAAATTTCCCTTCATAATGAATGATTCAAGGGAAGAATTCGTGGTCAATGAGGAAATTAGATCAAGAAAAGatcttattttaaacttaatagTATTTCAACAGTGCCTTAAAGTGTATAATTAACCAGAAAATACATCCAATATTACATGTGAATATTCCATGATCTTTATCAGAAATAAGATTTGGACAAAGTATAAGCCATGTGTATTTTgttaagaaatatattttttctgttcaAGTCAAACATCTGTGATGGCATTAGGACTGATTGTCCAGTGACCCATTGTGTAAAGGGGTTAAGAGGTTGACAGATAAATATCTGGAGCGAAAACCCCAATACTGTGAGAGCATTATGACGTTATAATCATGCATTATTTCACAGCTAcattaaacttttattatttttgaaacatTGTGGTCTTTTgtgtaaaacaaacatttcatgtGAACTAAAGGACAAGCActaataaaaaaggaatatttTACTTCAAATGAGTGTTCTTATTGTGctttaacatcacacacacacgtattcaGTTTCACAGTGCTTCCACATGTCATGGACAAAGGGAAGCTGCTCCTTCGTTTGACAGGCAATGTTTCATCATTACAGAATTTAAAAGGAGTACTGTTAGTGTGGTCTGGTCAGATAACTTACTCACGGTATCAGAGAACCAGGATTATGGTCATAACTGGAAGTTCTCtttcaaatatttgttttgataTCTCACCACAGGATATGCTTATAGGAGAAGTGTATTGCCAGACAAGCCCATCGAGAAGAATGAACTCCACAACAGCATGTGTGCCCTTTCATGGTCAAAATTTACCCATCCTCTAACGGCTACTTCCAGCAAGTTCCCCATGTCACAAAGCAATAATCTAAAACAGGTTTCATGACAACGGTCTTTTGTGATGTTCTCAGTCACCGGATCTGAATCCAACAGAACAAGATGGGAGATGTAGTAGAATGGGATATTCACAGCATGAAATGGCACCTGTGCtgcaatcatgtcaacatgTCACCATCTTGTGGAATCCACGCCATGAAGAACTGCTTGTGATTTGAGAGAAAATGTAGGCTCTAGCCAGTATTGGCATAACGCTCCTAGATAAAGTATAGCTGCACAGTCACTGTACaccacaatacaaaaaaaaactaaaaaaacatcCCTTAATTTAGAAATCATCTTCAACACGTGAGAGATCAGTCATCCTTTTTCCCGTCTAATTGTTGGTCCTTGAGAGATGATCCATGCAAGATAAAGAGCCCCAACAAGGTTAGTGAGATGCCAAACCACCACAACAGTGCATGGCTTTCTCCAAAAATCCAATATCCAAGGAATGcctgaaaaatgtaaacagcacattaaaatgacatttatattttgagctttattaaaaaacaaatcactaAGCTGGAATTTGTTAATGCCAGTTATACCGCAGCACTGTGTAATTGGTCAAATCTGCTTGGTCTGCTTGCAAATAAGAAACAGACTAaaatgtgttgttatttaacaaatatcTAAATGTGGATGAGGTGTTAAAagggagacatttatttaacatttgttgAAGTAGTCTCCAGTGTAAGATTTCAGATATAGATAAGGATAAATAACTTAGCAGTTTCTCAGTAAAATGACAATTCATGTGAAAACAGaaactaatttgtttaaatttaactacaaataattaaaaaggtaTGAAGTTGCTGCATTAATTAACAAAAAGAACATGTAATCTCTGGCAAAATGCTGCAGTACAAGGTTTATAAAATGTCTTTCAGGACTTGCTGTTAAAGCAAAATTAGCTATTTGTAGGTGGAAAAGTAATAACCCTTTGCACGCCGCCCAGCCGCATCAACCCTTCCTGCACACCCTATCCTGCTTTAGTCCTttcataattaaaatatatacaagaatatatatttttttctggacccatttataatttttaatgcaGCTTGTTGTGCTTGAGTCTTACAGAGGAGATGAAATTAGAGGCAGTAGTGGTTACAGTAGCCCGAGCTGAAGACGATGAATGTCGCAGAGCCTTGGCAAAGAAGGTCCACATCACAGCATTAGAGCTGAAGAGCAGAAGGCCACACACCAGTCTCAGAGGAATGTGGACCTGTGGACAACATCAGCATACTGAGATGAGGCTCAGATGATTATAGTGCATCGGATTATTTCCTAAATAACTCAGCATTACTGTTAACCAGTATTTCATAGGAATATGTAGAATTATGTTGGTTGTATTACGTCACTATGAACAGATCTGTTGCTTTTGGTACATGAGACTGGGATATGATTAATGACGAATGCTACGTTTTATGTAATTAAACAACAAGATAAACAACAGCCTTTTTACCCATTCACAAGCAGTGGTGTCCACCCCAGGGGTTACTCCGACCTCCTCAGTCCATGTTCTTACAGCAGTGTCACACAGCTCCTTAAGGTAACCGGCACCCAAAGATAATTTGGCAGATGATGAAGCGACAGCAGCACAGAATCCGGCTAACAACGCGTACATCAACCCAGGCAGCATAATTACACGTCAAAGCTATATGACATCAGTAACGATAAACAAATCCTAGTgtacagaataaacattttgtacaGCAGTGTAACCAAACACTGAATGGTGAAGTATGCGGAAGCTGGGGAACACTTTCCGGATTGTGCTGCGTCCCAATCACACGCACACGTTTCGAAATTTCCACCAGCAACATATCTATATAGTATAGATATCTGTGCACCAGCAATAGTACATCATCCGGGTACTATTGACACATACTACGAT harbors:
- the tmem42a gene encoding transmembrane protein 42a, with protein sequence MLPGLMYALLAGFCAAVASSSAKLSLGAGYLKELCDTAVRTWTEEVGVTPGVDTTACEWVHIPLRLVCGLLLFSSNAVMWTFFAKALRHSSSSARATVTTTASNFISSAFLGYWIFGESHALLWWFGISLTLLGLFILHGSSLKDQQLDGKKDD